In Lycium barbarum isolate Lr01 chromosome 9, ASM1917538v2, whole genome shotgun sequence, the DNA window CTGGTGGTGATAATGTGAccatttctcatattctataTGCTGATGATACCCTACTGTTGTGTGAAGCAGAGAGAAAGCATCCGTTGTATCTCAGAGGGATTTTACTAACCTTTGAAGCCGTCACTGGACTAAAGATAAATCTGACAAAAAGCAGTATTTTCAGCATTAATGTGGATGAATGCATAGAAGAATTTGCTGACATACTGGGATTAAGGTGGAAAGATTTCCCACTGTGTATCTAGGGCTTCCACCTGGGACAAAAAGAAATGATCTTAGTACTTGGCAAGGTATTCTGGACAGGTGTACTAACAAACTCACTCCATGGGAAAAGCAATATTTATCCTTTGGGGGCGGATGTGACTCTCATCAGTAGTGTATTGGATGGCATGCCTACTTACCTAATGTCTATGTTTTCAATACCAGTTGCAATGGAGAAAACAAAAAGAACTCAATTAGAAATAAGTTTCTGTGGGATGGTAATGCAGGAAAGAGAAGGGTTCATTTAGTCAAATGGCAGACGGTTATGAAAGATAAGAAGGATGGTGGGCTGGGTGTGAGGAATTTAAAGCTTCACAATAGAAGTCTGCTATTCAAATGGTTGTGGAGGTACTGTATGGAAGGTAATGAAGTTTGGAAAGAGCTGATAAATGCAATCCATGGAAAGAAGGATCAATGGAGAAATGTGAAGAGTGCATTATGGAAGGACATATGTAAGTTCTGGGAAGGTTTCAAGCTGTTCACCAGATTCGAGGTGGGCAATGGAGCTAAAATAAATTTCTGGACAGATCTATGGGTTGGAGATGAATGCCTGAAGGACAAATTCCCTACTCTATTCAATTGCTCAACAAAAAAGAATGGCAATGTGGCAGATTTTCACTCAAATTCTGGTTGGCAGCTAGAGTTTAGAAGGAATTTAAATGATTGGGAGATAGAGGACTTTTGCCAGTTGCTTCAACAAATAGAATCAGTTCATATTGATCATTGTAAAGTGGATTTCCTAATCTGGATAGCAAGCAAGGACAATAAATTCTCAGTTGAGAACTGTTACAGTTAGTTAACAAAGCAGTCAAGTCAAGGGGAGGTTTCGTGGCCATGGAAGATGTTATGGAAGACTAAGGCTCCTACTAAAGTAGCATGCTTTGGGTGGATTGCTACAAGGGGGGCATGTTTAACACAAAATAATCTGCAAAAAAGGGGTTTTGTATTATGTAATAGATGTTACTTGTGTCAAGAAGATCTAGAAACAGTGGAGCACCTGTTTATACATTGCAGAGTTGTCAAACAGTGCTGGGAAATATTTCTAAGTATCTGTGGAATTACATGGGTTATGCCTCAGAATGTGAGAGGCTTATTACAAAGTTGGCAACAACAGGTTACACATAAAGAGAACAAGCAGATATGGAGGACTATTCCATTATGCATTTTCTGGACAATATGGCTATAAAGAAACAAGGCCTGTTTTGAAGGACTTAGATCTCCTATTTCTAGAATAAAAGATAGTTGTTTGCAGAATTTGTTCTTCTGGTGTAGGAGTAGTTCAATAGGAAGTCTGGACCAACTAATGGATTTTATAGACTTATTAGGAAGGAAAGTCTAGTAGCTTGTTTCTTTCTGGtgctttttgttttgtttatgtaATCCTTAGTACCTTCTCGGTACCCTTTTAATAAAacttttaccttatcaaaaaaaaaaaaaaagagcagatGTTTTGATAACAGGATGGTAGTGGAATACAAGAGCACCTATATAGCTGTTGGATGCAATCTACATTAGCCATTATGTGGGTTCTATGGAAAGAGAAACATGTGAGCATTTGAAGGAGTAGGTAGTGATTTTGTTAAATTGCAAAGTAGTCCTctgttttttatttctttttggtatATCCATGAGGTTCCTATGTGTATAGATTGGGTTTCTTCCATGGAAAACTATACATACATATTTTGGTGTAGGTTCTCTCTGTTTTGGTATACTGCCTGTACTTGTATACGGGGTTCCCGCAatcattaataaaaaaaaattaccttatCAAAATAAGGATGCAACCTAGATCTTATGTTTAGTTGACGAGGAACTAACTAGATACGAATCATAAAATTCTTAATTACATAAACACTTCACCTCTAAAACACCCTACTCTTCAATAGTTACCTTATAAAACATTGATTCACAGTAATTACAGTTTCGACTGATATGTCTCTAAGTATCCCTGAGAGAAGGAACTGATATGCTTCTGTACCAGTCTTTAGCTTTTAAAACTGTTCATTTAATCATTCAGACACATGACGAGCCAATAGATGCCTAATGTAATTGAATTGTGCAGAAACAATTTTCAGAATTGCTGATGAGGGCTGCTAGTGACTATGGTGCTTTAACGGCCTCTGTAACAGATTTTCAATGGAGTCAGAATTTTAAAGAACCACCAACAGTATGGGGGGTATGCACTTCTTTTTTCCAATTCTGCTGATTAACTTTTTCTTCACATGTCAAAATAAAACTAatttgttttgatgatttgagttGGAAGTATTATTCGTAATGTTGTACTAAAAGTAATATGTTTTGCATGGAAgctattattttatattttatgttgGGTTCATGAATCAGTAAGAGTAAATGGCCTCGTCACATTACCATATATCGGTCCTGGTGACAGTCAGGTCCTTGATATTGCTCATATTTTGCTCCCTATTTGTCTGATGCAAGAAAATATTGAGTTTTGTTGTGTGGAAGGCATGTCACTATAGTTCTACATACACTTTTGAGGGAAAGAAAATTGTAAAACTCAatatggaaaagaaaaaaaatgatgtGTGGTGTAGTTAGCTGGAGCTATGTCAATTAGACACGGAGATGTATGATGCAGCTAGATGTCAGTGTCTTTGAATCTGTATAGAAGCAAAACGTGTTTGTATGTGCGCTCAGGTAAGACTGATTTTAGATGTTGCAACTGCAAAAGGATTAAAGGAACTAGGAACCCATGAAATCATTAGTGTAGTGTTGCATTCTTGTTTGATTGCATGTCTGGTAAGTTGAACCCTCTATAAGTACACATGGGATACAAAATTATTCCTTCTCAAGGCCCCGAATTAGCTTTTACTCTGTGGTATGCTTGGATCTATTGCATTAAGCATGTAATAGAACTTCATGTATTCACAAAAACACAAAGTCATTTCTTCCTATATGTCCTAGCCTTGGTAGATAGAGTTGCCTGGTACCTGTTGTTGGTGAGAGGTGGCAGGTATCtcatggaattagtcgaggtacgCGCTCTAGCCgggacaccacggttatcaaaaaaaaaaaaaattcatgaatccaCATTTATGGATAGGAAAAGCAAGATTAAATAATCTTAGGTAAGATACCAAGTTGCGTTTGATATTCAAGTTTGATGTTTTAATTAATGTAGGAAATGCTTCGCCCAATTCCTGTCGCTTTGGCATCTAGCACCCGATTCTTTGAAGCCATGTCTGCTATGAGAGAGTCAATTGCAACTCTGCATGCTTTGAGAGTTGGTCATTCTTCTTCCCTGTCTACAACACCAAGCAACGATCCTTCTCAAACAACACTTGGAGATTCTGATTGTGTGACTCCTCCCCCGTGGAGAACAGAATCAAGCTTCGATGATTTAGCAGTTGGAAGCTTGAGAAGGCAAGAAAGTGAGCCGCAAGAAGTTAGTGAAATTGCAAAAGGTGATAGTATGAGCCAAAGGAGATTGTCATGGCCTCCTTCAGTTAAGAACATCTGATAATGGTATCAATATCTTGGCATGCTGGTGATATTTTTATCCCCATTTCCATGAATTTATCATTTTGGTTCTCTTTGTATTCGTTTAGTTGTTTGTATTTATCGGTGTCTGATGGGTGCGTTTTTCTTTTCATTACTTGGTTGAAGGAGGTCCCTTTAGCGAATTTCCTCGGACATTTGTTTGCTTTTAATCTTGTAATTGTAATCTCGAACTGCAGCAATTACTGGCTGTGTCCAAAATGAAAAGATTGGTTTTCACAGATATATACATTCTCCACATCTTCGGCTCAATGACATGTAAGATCTAGTCAATAATAGTAATATTTTTGGTTCCACTGTAGAAGGAGTTGTAAGCTCTTTTTTCCCATGCTTTTATTTATTTCATAACTATTTTTATCTTGGTGTTTGGGAAACGCATTTCagatttatatttttatatatagctATATGGTGGAGGGCCCTCGTCCGTCTTAACTACCAACAAATAGTAATGTGATAAACAGTTATCGGTATCCTTTAAAGTACTCGTAGGTAAATATCAAGAACGTTGTCTAAATAGATGAAGGTaggcaaaaaaacaaaaacaaagtgaGAATTGGCAGATGTTTAGCTGACATTAACTCACCAAACAAAGCAAGGTTCAGCATCTAAATGATGATGGGGCCAAAAACTTAATCTGATGGTATGAAAAATTGTGCATAAAACTTAAACTCTATTTTATTACTGTACAAAGTCTTTACCAAGGAAAGGGAGCAACAAGGCAAGTACACACTACACAGTATGCCCAAAATTGTACATGATTCAGTCGACtctttgttccttttttttttctctctctctttctcacaGTGGAGATGACATTTCTCCCTGGGTAAAATCTAAAGATCAATAGCCGTGGACGTCCGATTTTCTATGGTGAGATCGACCATCACCCCAATGCATGAGTTGAGCGGGGAAGAATGGAGTTGGCGAGTTCTTCGTCCAACTTAACTGGGAGTGGTGGCATCTGCTTCAGCGTGCAGGATGACTCATTCAATCTGCCAGTAAAGAACAAAACTAGTTATAGAATCCAAGTAATGCAAAACTCTCAAGTGATCCCAGAAAAAAGAGTATCTGGTTCACTCAATGATCGTGTATGAGTTTTATGCAATGCTTGCCTTTTAGGAGGGATCCCAAGTGAAAAATGAGATTTATCAGAAGGATATAACTTATACACACTTTCGTGTAAAGAATTCATGCTATCTATATAACCTGTTGTAGTATGTAGCTTGCCTCATTTTCCAGTTTATCATTCCTACTGTTTACGGATGGTTATTTATAGTAATCTTTTAGGCGAGCTGATAGCCTAAAATTTATGGTAGATAGTCGTGTAGAGAAGTTAAACTCTTATTAGAAGATCATGATAAATGGGACAATAGGCACTGAAAAACAAATTAACTCAGAACCAGTTGAAGTGAAATAATCCAAATTCTTAATTTCCCATGGAAAATTTGAACATCGTGAAGCACATCCATGAGAATCATAATAATCACAAGAATGAGGGCAGTGCTGCAGAAACAATATAAAAGATGTAAAGGAACAGGCACACTCAAGAGATCGAGCACTTCTGAACGTacttttttaaaatattgaagATGTTATCTCGAGCCTGACACAAAAGTCGAGTGTTCTCGTGTATCTGCAAGAAAGAAGGGGAAAGAATAAGGGTAGAGTTATGTCGTGTACAGCGGGGGACTATTAGGGAGAGGGAGGTCCTTTGAGAATGCATGTTCAAGATATACAAAGGAACTTCTAATGCTACCATGAGAAAAGTTCAAGTTACATCAGTAGTCCTGCTTTTATATACCTTTATATATATGCTACTAAAAAGATAGGAATTAGAGACAGACAGATTCTGGAGCTAAACAGAAAATTCTGTCTCTAATCCTATTTAGCAAAGGATTAGCTAGCGACAGATATTAGAAAATTTTGTTCTAATTCCAGTTTTTTTGTTGTAATTACCAAGTGACATATTTATCTTTTGTAGCTTCATGTGAGTTTCACACATTTGAATATCTAGCACGAAATGAACAAGATATTGGTTCCCTTAGAGAAAACTAAGAACCTAGCCAGTAGATGAGACAAAATGAATCAAAACAACTTGTCTTTCTGAATCTTGAGAACATAGGTTCCATGTAAAAGGGGTATCCTAAGTTTGGTTAATATTTTCAGATGAACAAATTCTGAAACAGCAGATAGGTTTTAGGAAGGAAACACCTTAAGAGGTCGTTTGCCAGCATAAAATCCCGcataaaataatactccctctgtttcaatttgtttgaacctatttcctttttagtccgtgccaaaatgaatgacctctttcctaattaggaaacaaattcactttatgaatgatttatagccacacaaattttcaaggcttattttgaaccacaagtttcaaaagtcttccctctttcttaaatgtcgtgcccagtcaaattggttcatataaattgaaacggagggagtataatgtTTGGTTGGAGGTATTAGAATAAATAATTCCCGTTTTCCTAAATCAACGTTTGGTTGACCATAAAAATAGATAATACTTGTATTAAGTTATGAGAGTATCTATCTATTTTATGCGGCGGAATGTGGAATAAGAATATCGTATTAGCACTTCAGAGATGAAATATTTAAAGACAAAAATATCCTTAAAGTAGGTCATCCTTACATAACATCTCATGTATTGTTATTCAACGGATAACAATCCCTTCCTTAGTTTTAACCGTACAAATCCTCGTATTACTAGCATCtgaaccaaatgacccctaagaTCAAGAGGCAAATTGCAGACTATTTGACTATGAAGACAAGCCCTTCAACACGGGAGGTAAGGTAAGGAATAGCTACTACTTAAAGAAAGTCAATATGACTATCAAGATCtctataacttttgaaaatgcaCAAGGTTATTCACGATCTCCATAAAATCATGAAAAACTTAATTTACGATGCTCCAGAGTAAGAGAAAGATGTTGTGTCTTAAATGTTTGTTAGAAAAGTAAAGAAAACTCGTATCTCTGGCTCTAAAGGGCAATACGTCCTAGTTAAGAGATGCACTTTCTGTTAAAATAGCTTGACTGTGAAACATCAGTTGGTATTTGGAAGAGAAAATTGTGAACAAAGAGAGTCGAGACTGTTAACTTTTTCCAGGTGCAAAGTAGTTGTTATGTGACAGTTCTAAGCAAAAAACTGAAATTATATAGGATAAGTTGCATACTTACTTGATGTGTCACAAGATTTGCAGAAATCTGTTCGAAGATCCGAGCATTTTGATGAATAAGCTGTGTGGTCACATTGACTGTGGCTGCAAAGAACAAAATTCTTTTTTTCAGAATAAAGAGCTTGGAATTAACTAGATGAGAAGAACATTATCAGATGCTTTAACTTGAGATATCAGGGGTTTGTCCTTGAAATTTGTAGACCTCTAGTCATAGCTCTTTTTTCTACAACAAGATGATAATATTTACCTGTAATGATTGATATGTGTTTTTCATACCAGATTTTAGGCCTAGTATTTTTCCCCCGTGTTTGGTACGAAGGAcaatgttttcctagaaaataacTTATTTTCTTGTGCTTGGTAAGTACGTAGAAATATTGTCTTTAAAGCATTTGTATATGATCTAAACAAACACTATGAGGGTGGGTTGGGAATAGAAGTATGGGGTGGTGGGGATGGGGCTATGGGGGAAGGGTGGTGTTTGTTGGACGGTAGGAGGTGACAATTAGTGTGGAATATCATTTATAGAACATGTTTTACCTACTTCAACTAGGAAGTCTATTtcttcatttttaaggaacttattttcctagaaaaaatgttttcaaacatgggaaaattggaaaCATACCATACCAAACACCACCCTATGTTTTGTCTTTTCATCACTTTCTTTAGTTAACTTCAACATCCAGATCCTATTCTTATGTTTTAAAAGTTAGACTTTGCAAGGAATTGCTCCATAATATGAGGCTTAAGCCTTGACAGTTAGGGCTTCATGTATGTTCCTCATAATTTCTTCCTCATAAATGTTTTTTGGTCATCTCATGTTGAACTAATTCTTACAGGGCCTAGTAATACTACAACCTAGTTAGAGAAGTTCTAAAATTCATATTACATCTACCCCTTCTCCAAGGAAAAAAGATAGTCTAAAACTTATGTTGGTATCTTCACACATCTCACTTGTATGTCAATTCTCCCTTCTTTTATTgacaaaacaaacaaaactttAAATTGAGAAAACGTTGGAAAGACAAGAACAGTATCCAGAACGCTACACAGTATTTCTATTGAAAGACAAGAAATAATCAAACttaaaagcaaattaaaaacaaaaatctTCAATGACAGGGAAATGCATGTATCATTAAATGCATCAAATTCTTAATAATCAATTAGACAACTATACTTCAATCCCATACTAGTAGGGGGCCTCAAATTCTTAATACTTCGGAGATTTAAGTTTCGTCAAAGTTTCCATCGCTTCTAGTATAGAGCTAAACATTGAGAAAGAATTTAAAATGCAAAGTCCTGTGTTTGCTATGATTAACAACCAACAAGACATAATTCATATATCCGCTTAAAAGGAAAATTCTTGAGCAATGTTAATCTACTGGCTATTCTTGAGAAGCAAAACTGACCATGGTACGAGGCGAAACCTTCACTCTTATTAGAAACCACTCGTTGAGCATATGGAGCATAACCAGGGTGCATTACAACGGGGGATGACGACACTGCAGTAGGATCAGTCATTTTTTCCTGAGAAAAGAATGTAACACGTTCCTTGAGCCTTAAGAGTACACGTCAAAGTAAGCCAAACAAAAAGGACTAAAACAGCAGTGATGAATTCCCACAGACTCATTACAGACAACTTTCTAAAAACATGCAAGAGAAAAAAGACCAAGCTGAAACATGATCTTCATAATTTCGAGAAATTTTTGTTGAGTGACAATGGAGGTGCTAGTATTGTAGGGAAAGTTGTTGAACTTTTAAGGATTGAACTCTAAATTTTAGACCCACTAGGGAGGTATAATGCGCAGCTCCGAGGGCAGCCAAATGGATCACCAGGATACAACAACTTTAGCTTGAGAGATCTATGACCATTTTCTTGCCTTAAGCCACCTAACTATGATATTTAGGCTTCTAGACTCATTATAAGCAGATGAATTTAATCATCGTTCCTATCATATCTAAGCATGGATCTTACATCACATTCATTGAATTATATTAGCAACTTAACATTCTAAGCACGCGTTtggacataaaaaaaaaaactatagttgaaaaaagttgaaaaagagtatttggaagttgaagttgtgtttggacgtACATTTAACTTGAAAAAAGGTAGAGATTTTGTGAGTGGGAAAAAAGATTCACTTCAAAAATGATCAAAACCACTTTTTCAAACTTAAAACTCCcttcaaatttatttttttcaaaaaatcagTCCAATGGTATGACCAAACGCTATttggattcttttttttttttttaaaaaaaacacacaaaaaaaaaatatggccaAACAAGCTCATAGTCCCCCTCCTCAATGAGGAAGAAAATTCTTGGGTCAAATCATGTCAACATCTGAAAAGAAGCGAGTTGACAAAAGAGGACAGAACTTTTGAGGTTGCCACAACTAATGCAAGGTTCACCTTGCAGGAAGCAGTGAGTCCTTGAAAATCCTTTCACTCACAATATCCAAGTACAAAGTTTTATTGTTAACACAGGTGGACAAGGAACTAAGTATTAATTAGAGGATCTAAGACGCCGCTCTTGCTGAAAGTCTTACAACATTGTTCTGTGAATAGCCATCCAAGGAGAATGTTTTTGTGCTCAGAGAACCTTTCTCCATTACTCTCATTAAACCACGAGCACAGTGAGGAGAATAATCGTTCAGAAAGACACTTTTGTAGCCTAGAGAAGCTTTGTGGAAGAATAATGTAACTTTAGAAGTGATGTGTTTTACATGTGAAATGCAGCAGGCATGAGGCATTCCCTTATACAATCCATAAGATTCTATGAGTGTGAGAAAGCAGAGGGGCATCCGGATATTCCTACACCTATTAACTTATATACACTGGCGGCGTGCATAAAGAATTTTTGCGGTATCATAGTACTTTTAACTTATTGTAGTAGGTTACGTACCTTATTTTCCAAGTTCCTAATCCCACTTATTATGGATGGTTACCTgtagttatttatcttttagatgACTTGATAGTATTGAAGTTTTTTTTACATTGTCCGAGTATAGACATTAAACTCTTTGCATTATTTGGATTATCTTTTCAAACTTATTTGGAGCGCAATATATTCTTGGACTTATGAATTCCTATCATAGAGAGGAATTCTAGTCCTTCATCATTGTACAGATCTCTGGACTCACATGGTGGTGTTTTCATTAATATATTTTACTTATGCAAAAATGAGCTCAAACAGATAGGGAAAACATTATCAATGAAAAAACATGAAATCAAGTGCTTACctttctatctttatttttcttcAATAGATTTGCATCATCCTTCCTTCTCTTACTGTTTTCCTTTTTCTACAGGGATAATAACAGAGTCAACAACAACACTAGAATGAGAAAAACTTGCTCCAAAGAATTTGAGAATTATAGCTAAACAATATGATAGCTATATGTTAACTCTTCTAAACCAAATAACTACAACTATAAGGATTTTAGAAATGAAATTCTTATGCCTGTCAATATGCAGAAAACAATGCATTTTACTGTGAAACTTGTAACAGATGCAGATGAAAAAAGATTATGTCCAATATAAAATGAGTTTTGAGTTCACTTAAGAGGATAACTATATTGTGGTTAAGAATTTCTATGCTTTTAGTAGTAGCTACGACTTATTTGGGACTGAGGTGTAGTTGATTGCTTGATGTATGCTTGTCTATATTTTTTATTGCAAAGTAACAAATTCAAAAATTTTACTTTTTCTGGTTATATTTTCGTCAAGTATCAAGTTCAGGTAGCCTTTTCAGCTAATATATCAAAAATGCAGCAGCTAGGAACACTTACCGTGGTCCATTTGCATCGTAATGCCACATCACGAACACTCTTGCTCTTCAGCATAATTGCAATTTTTGCATAACGGGATATGCTCGTCTCAGAGGCATATCTGCAGATATTTGTGAGTTATTGCCTGGATGCACTAGTTATCCGAGGAATAGAGCTTACAAATAAACTCTAAAATCCTCGAGTAAAGTAACTTAAAAAAGAAATAAGAGTCCAACAACTTTGACAAGATAAAGAATAGGAGGTAAAGAAACATCAGCCTGAAATTCATCCTTTTATCCTTGTTTCTAATACTAGATGTTAGCAGATTTTAAAACTAGGTTCAAATCGTATTATAAACCAACTAGTAGTAATTAGAAATGTTGATGACCGAGATATTTAGCTTCTTTTCTTAACTTCAAGAACTTTATTTTGAGATTCTACAGCGTATTGgggaggtggcttatgagtttgCTTTTCCACCTAGCTTGACAGGTGTTAATCCGgctttccatgtttctatgctgaagaaataccatgaGGATAGGTCCCACATATTATAGTTGGACACAGTAAAGCTTGATCAGAATATGACATCTGAGGAGGAGCCGGAGGCTATTCTGGACAGATAGGATAATAATAGGTTTAGTTCATATTATCCTCATGTTCTTGATTTTCCGTGGTGCTCTCATTTTTTCTCTCATGTCTCGCATTTTCTATCTCCATAAGATACACTTTAGAGATTTAGTTGCCTTAAGGCTTGTCTTCTTTCAGAACCTTGTTACGTTCAAGCTGTCATTTTTGTCCGAGGCTTTCAAACTACACAGTTGCTGCAAACCAGTGATTTGGATCAAGTGGCTTAGGTGATCAGCAATTCTCAAGGGAATGATCCAAGTAGTAGTGCTATTGGATGCTATATTTCCATGTTTACTACAGAGGCTACATTTTTTGATAAAAGACTTTTTAGAAGGTAAGCAAAAGTCACTCCAGAATGGTCCAAAATCACTTATACTTCATATGCGCGGGGGGAGGGGGTGTCACTTGAACTCTAAATTGAAAACTAATTAACCTGTTATCCCATTAGCTTGTCCTCCTCCTAAACCCTACCTATAATGTATAGATACATCATTATGTGGTGTTGGAAAAATAAGTTTTGCTATGACGGTTAGGGTTTACAAAGAGAAAATATAGAGGAGTTTTAGGTTGTGGAAACAAAGGA includes these proteins:
- the LOC132609348 gene encoding AUGMIN subunit 2, translated to MMGSESTTTTTTWVGRKPMRRVGGMSDALSIASELGFSLPNSQEEIQNLSTTTGENGDDLIRVLKELTAVQRKIADLQVELQGRKEDKNVAHLTHVSEMEKKIETLQRITTILKDVIQNKDRIIARLQQPYSLDCIPVEAEYQKQFSELLMRAASDYGALTASVTDFQWSQNFKEPPTVWGEMLRPIPVALASSTRFFEAMSAMRESIATLHALRVGHSSSLSTTPSNDPSQTTLGDSDCVTPPPWRTESSFDDLAVGSLRRQESEPQEVSEIAKGDSMSQRRLSWPPSVKNI
- the LOC132609349 gene encoding uncharacterized protein LOC132609349 isoform X1; translated protein: MESSSSMNIKEGNMNASNSCSVNNSIGGRDSNSSPTSFQQNQVSMDWTLEEQALLEEGLVKYASETSISRYAKIAIMLKSKSVRDVALRCKWTTKKENSKRRKDDANLLKKNKDRKEKMTDPTAVSSSPVVMHPGYAPYAQRVVSNKSEGFASYHATVNVTTQLIHQNARIFEQISANLVTHQIHENTRLLCQARDNIFNILKKLNESSCTLKQMPPLPVKLDEELANSILPRSTHALG
- the LOC132609349 gene encoding uncharacterized protein LOC132609349 isoform X2, with product MESSSSMNIKEGNMNASNSCSVNNSIGGRDSNSSPTSFQQNQVSMDWTLEEQALLEEGLVKYASETSISRYAKIAIMLKSKSVRDVALRCKWTTKKENSKRRKDDANLLKKNKDRKEKMTDPTAVSSSPVVMHPGYAPYAQRVVSNKSEGFASYHATVNVTTQLIHQNARIFEQISANLVTHQIE